Proteins encoded by one window of Streptacidiphilus sp. PB12-B1b:
- the ftsH gene encoding ATP-dependent zinc metalloprotease FtsH, with the protein MTSPVPPRQSPDKLWRSEGAPPPPPAPPGRRPRGSWIRLVLFAVVIYLLADLLLSLFGNGGSTSITYTEFTKQLNAGQVSEIFAKGDTIQGKLKNAQPKPDGGKGSYTEFTTQRPVFAEDNLWAVLEAKGVVVDAEPVVKERSFLVNLLISLAPMLLLVVVWLLVARRLGSGGMGGLARKGPPKPVTPGPGERRTTFADVAGIDEVKAELTEVVDFLRNPEVYRAMGAKMPRGVLLTGPPGTGKTLLARAVAGEAGVPFFSASASEFIEMIVGVGASRVRELFAEARKLAPAIIFIDEIDTIGRARGGNAMGGHDEREQTLNQILTEMDGFSGSEGVVVIAATNRAEVLDPALLRPGRFDRTVVVSPPDREGRRAILAIHTRDVPLAPDADLDQVARITPGMTGADLANLANEAALLAVKHGLTQVGAREFSDALEKVQLGAVRALVMPAEERRRTAYHESGHALLGMLHPGADPVRKITIVPRGRALGVTLSTPDADRYSYTEEYLRGRIIGALGGMAAEQVVYGVITTGAESDLEQVTTIARGMAGRWGMSEKVGRLTAIPGDSQGAYGLSSAPATLDAVDGEARRIVAECYQEACRQLTDQRTRLDALADALMEHETLDEEAAYRAAGLPRTAKSGG; encoded by the coding sequence ATGACCAGTCCTGTGCCGCCCCGCCAGAGTCCCGACAAGCTGTGGCGGTCGGAGGGCGCCCCGCCGCCACCGCCTGCGCCCCCGGGCAGGCGGCCGCGCGGCAGCTGGATCCGGCTGGTGCTGTTCGCCGTCGTCATCTACCTGCTGGCCGACCTGCTGCTCAGCCTCTTCGGCAACGGCGGCAGCACCAGCATCACCTACACCGAGTTCACCAAGCAGCTGAACGCCGGCCAGGTCTCCGAGATCTTCGCCAAGGGCGACACCATCCAGGGCAAGCTCAAGAACGCCCAGCCCAAGCCGGACGGGGGCAAGGGCAGCTACACCGAGTTCACCACCCAGCGCCCGGTCTTCGCCGAGGACAATCTGTGGGCCGTGCTGGAGGCCAAGGGCGTGGTGGTGGACGCCGAACCGGTCGTCAAGGAGCGCAGCTTCCTGGTCAACCTGCTGATCTCGCTCGCCCCCATGCTGCTGCTGGTCGTGGTCTGGCTGCTGGTCGCGCGCAGACTCGGCAGCGGCGGCATGGGCGGGCTGGCCAGGAAGGGCCCGCCCAAACCGGTCACCCCCGGCCCCGGCGAGCGGCGCACCACCTTCGCCGACGTGGCCGGCATCGACGAGGTCAAGGCCGAACTGACCGAGGTGGTCGACTTCCTGCGCAACCCCGAGGTCTACCGGGCCATGGGCGCCAAGATGCCCCGCGGCGTCCTGCTCACCGGCCCGCCCGGCACCGGCAAGACCCTGCTCGCCCGGGCCGTCGCCGGGGAGGCCGGGGTGCCCTTCTTCTCGGCCTCCGCCTCCGAGTTCATCGAGATGATCGTCGGCGTCGGCGCCTCCCGGGTGCGCGAGCTGTTCGCCGAGGCCCGCAAGCTGGCCCCGGCCATCATCTTCATCGACGAGATCGACACCATCGGCCGCGCCCGCGGCGGCAACGCCATGGGCGGCCACGACGAGCGCGAGCAGACGCTCAATCAGATCCTCACCGAGATGGACGGCTTCTCCGGCTCCGAGGGCGTCGTGGTGATCGCGGCCACCAACCGGGCCGAGGTGCTCGATCCGGCGCTGCTGCGCCCCGGCCGCTTCGACCGCACCGTCGTGGTCAGCCCGCCCGACCGCGAGGGCCGCCGCGCCATCCTGGCCATCCACACCCGGGACGTGCCGCTGGCCCCCGACGCCGACCTCGACCAGGTCGCCCGGATCACCCCCGGCATGACCGGCGCCGACCTGGCCAACCTCGCCAACGAGGCCGCGCTGCTGGCGGTCAAGCACGGGCTCACCCAGGTCGGCGCCCGGGAGTTCTCCGACGCCCTGGAGAAGGTCCAGCTCGGCGCGGTCCGCGCACTGGTCATGCCCGCCGAGGAGCGCCGCCGCACCGCCTACCACGAGTCCGGGCACGCGCTGCTGGGCATGCTGCACCCCGGCGCCGACCCGGTGCGCAAGATCACCATCGTGCCGCGCGGCCGCGCCCTGGGCGTCACGCTCTCCACCCCGGACGCCGACCGCTACTCGTACACCGAGGAGTACCTGCGCGGCCGGATCATCGGCGCGCTCGGCGGCATGGCCGCCGAACAGGTCGTCTACGGCGTGATCACCACCGGCGCCGAGAGCGACCTGGAGCAGGTCACCACCATCGCCCGGGGCATGGCCGGACGCTGGGGGATGAGCGAGAAGGTCGGGCGGCTCACCGCCATCCCCGGCGACAGCCAGGGCGCGTACGGCCTCTCCTCCGCCCCGGCCACGCTGGACGCGGTCGACGGCGAGGCCCGCCGGATCGTCGCCGAGTGCTACCAGGAGGCCTGCCGTCAGCTCACCGACCAGCGGACCAGGCTGGACGCGCTCGCCGACGCGCTGATGGAGCACGAGACCCTGGACGAGGAGGCCGCCTACCGCGCCGCGGGACTGCCGCGCACCGCCAAGTCCGGCGGCTGA
- a CDS encoding GNAT family N-acetyltransferase → MRVEIRTPKLSDAASYAAAVRRSAEHVGRWNPVEPDGLVDLVRRQGETLHTFLILDLEDGGLVGTCNVANIVRGRFLNGTLGYNSYLPYNGTGRMTEGMRLVVDRCFAPQPRGGLGLHRLEINVQPENGPSVAMAGRLGFRHEGTTPRMLFLQDAWRDHERFALTSEEWPGV, encoded by the coding sequence ATGCGAGTGGAGATCCGTACCCCGAAACTGTCCGACGCCGCCAGCTACGCCGCCGCCGTCCGGCGCTCCGCCGAGCACGTGGGGCGGTGGAACCCGGTGGAGCCGGACGGCCTGGTCGACCTGGTACGCCGTCAGGGTGAAACGCTGCACACCTTCCTGATCCTCGACCTGGAGGACGGCGGCCTGGTCGGCACCTGCAACGTCGCCAACATCGTCCGCGGCCGCTTCCTGAACGGCACGCTGGGCTACAACTCGTACCTCCCGTACAACGGCACCGGGCGGATGACCGAGGGGATGCGGCTGGTGGTCGACCGCTGCTTCGCCCCGCAGCCCAGGGGCGGCCTGGGGCTGCACCGGCTGGAGATCAACGTCCAGCCGGAGAACGGCCCCTCGGTGGCGATGGCCGGGCGCCTGGGCTTCCGGCACGAGGGCACCACCCCGCGGATGCTGTTCCTGCAGGACGCCTGGCGCGACCACGAGCGGTTCGCGCTGACCTCGGAGGAGTGGCCCGGGGTCTGA
- the ffh gene encoding signal recognition particle protein gives MFDTLSDRLAATFKNLRGKGRLSEEDIDATCREIRIALLEADVALPAVRAFIKQVKERSLGVAIAGGLNPAQQVIKIVNEELISILGGETRRLRYAKTGPTVIMLAGLQGAGKTTLAGKLGHWLKEQKHTPLLVACDLQRPNAVTQLGVVAERAGVAFFAPEPGNGVGDPVKVARDSIEYAKTKQYDVVIVDTAGRLGIDAELMQQAADIRAAVNPDEVLFVVDAMIGQDAVTTAQAFLEGVDFTGVVLSKLDGDARGGAALSVAHLTGRQIMFASNGEKLTDFDAFHPDRMASRILGMGDVLSLIEQAEKTFNQDESAKLVSKLASKGGKEFGLGDFLGQLEQVAKMGSISKLLGMLPGMAQMRDQINNIDDRDVARVGAIIKSMTPAERDDPKIINGSRRARIAKGSGVHVSEVSGLVERFFEARKMMSAMAGGKGIPGMPGIPGMGGGGARKPKQQKQAKGKQKSGNPLKRAAEQKAALERKAEPQPGAAFGPGAAQLPDNFELPKEFKDLL, from the coding sequence GTGTTCGACACCCTTTCCGACCGCCTCGCAGCGACGTTCAAGAACCTCCGTGGCAAGGGGCGGCTGTCCGAGGAGGACATCGACGCCACCTGCCGTGAGATCCGCATCGCCCTGCTGGAGGCCGATGTCGCGCTTCCGGCGGTGCGCGCGTTCATCAAGCAGGTCAAGGAACGGTCGCTGGGCGTCGCCATCGCCGGTGGTCTGAACCCGGCCCAGCAGGTCATCAAGATCGTCAACGAGGAGCTGATCAGCATCCTCGGCGGCGAGACCCGCCGCCTGCGGTACGCCAAGACCGGCCCGACCGTGATCATGCTCGCCGGCCTCCAGGGCGCGGGCAAGACCACGCTGGCCGGAAAGCTCGGCCACTGGCTCAAGGAGCAGAAGCACACCCCGCTGCTGGTCGCCTGCGACCTCCAGCGCCCCAACGCGGTGACCCAGCTGGGCGTGGTCGCCGAGCGGGCCGGGGTGGCGTTCTTCGCCCCCGAGCCGGGCAACGGCGTCGGTGACCCGGTGAAGGTCGCCCGCGACTCCATCGAGTACGCCAAGACCAAGCAGTACGACGTGGTCATCGTCGACACCGCCGGCCGCCTCGGCATCGACGCCGAGCTGATGCAGCAGGCCGCCGACATCCGGGCCGCGGTCAACCCGGACGAGGTCCTGTTCGTCGTCGACGCGATGATCGGCCAGGACGCGGTCACCACCGCCCAGGCGTTCCTCGAGGGCGTCGACTTCACCGGCGTGGTGCTGTCCAAGCTCGACGGCGACGCCCGCGGCGGCGCCGCGCTGTCGGTGGCGCACCTGACCGGCCGCCAGATCATGTTCGCCTCCAACGGCGAGAAGCTGACCGACTTCGACGCGTTCCACCCGGACCGCATGGCCTCGCGCATCCTCGGCATGGGCGATGTGCTCAGCCTGATCGAGCAGGCCGAGAAGACCTTCAACCAGGACGAGTCCGCCAAGCTGGTCTCCAAGCTGGCCAGCAAGGGCGGCAAGGAGTTCGGCCTCGGCGACTTCCTGGGGCAGCTGGAGCAGGTCGCCAAGATGGGCTCCATCTCCAAGCTGCTGGGGATGCTGCCGGGCATGGCGCAGATGCGCGACCAGATCAACAACATCGACGACCGGGACGTCGCCCGGGTCGGCGCGATCATCAAGTCGATGACCCCGGCCGAGCGGGACGACCCGAAGATCATCAACGGCTCCCGCCGGGCCCGCATCGCCAAGGGCTCGGGCGTGCACGTCTCCGAGGTCAGCGGCCTGGTGGAGCGCTTCTTCGAGGCCCGCAAGATGATGTCGGCGATGGCCGGCGGCAAGGGCATCCCCGGGATGCCCGGCATTCCGGGCATGGGCGGCGGCGGTGCCCGCAAGCCCAAGCAGCAGAAGCAGGCCAAGGGCAAGCAGAAGTCCGGCAACCCGCTGAAGCGCGCCGCCGAGCAGAAGGCGGCGCTGGAGCGCAAGGCCGAGCCGCAGCCGGGCGCCGCCTTCGGCCCGGGCGCGGCCCAGCTGCCGGACAACTTCGAGCTGCCCAAGGAGTTCAAGGACCTGCTCTGA
- a CDS encoding [protein-PII] uridylyltransferase, whose amino-acid sequence MTDRQQAQAGQTPTTPTTAPGSDRAPEPSGYAAQRLHLLREDPRTGAERRAALAELTDRWLSGLFSTAADGLTGVALVAVGGYGRGELSPRSDLDLLLLHDGSAKGAAVPRLAEQIWYPVWDNGIALDHSVRDLGTARKVAAADLKAQLGLLDARHLAGDPGLTSALRSAVLADWRADAARRLPELHELCRERAERHGELSFLLEPDLKEARGGLRDLTALDAVAASWIADAPRAGLDAAGARLRDVRDTLHLVTGRATDRLMLQEQDQVAAELGVLDADILLRQVYEAARTVAYAGDVTWREVDRVLRSRSGRVRRSSRFGFGAPGRGASGRAPVERSPLAEGVVEQDGEAVLAAGARPGTDPVLPLRAAAAAAQAGLPLAPSTVRRLAAEARPMPVPWPDEAREQLVTLLGAGESAVPVWEALEAEGLVARLLPDWDRVRCRPQRNAVHRWTVDRHLVETAVRAAALTRRVARPDLLLVAALLHDIGKGWPGDHSEAGEVITRDVAARLGFPKPDVDTLALLVRYHLLLVDTATRRDLDDPATVAAITSVVGSTGVLELLQALTEADALATGPAAWSSWRAALVGDLSRRAAAALDEASQAAPAPAAGQGSAEPSAEEERLAVEAARTDGPVLSLRAESELSADPTTEPMGVTLTLALPDRPSVLPTVAGVLALHRLTVRSAAIRELDPIGAGPVLALTWQVAAEFGELPEAARLRADIRRALDGGLDVTRRLAERDASAPRRRGSAAPPPRVTVAAGGSAKATVLEVRAHDAPGLLHRIGRALEATGVRVRTARISTLGADAVDAFYVTGADGRPLLRERAAEVARAVERALS is encoded by the coding sequence TTGACGGATCGGCAGCAGGCGCAGGCAGGCCAGACCCCCACCACCCCGACGACCGCCCCCGGGTCCGACCGGGCCCCGGAGCCGAGCGGCTACGCCGCCCAGCGGCTGCACCTGCTGCGCGAGGACCCCCGCACCGGGGCGGAGCGCCGGGCCGCGCTGGCCGAGCTGACCGACCGCTGGCTCTCCGGCCTGTTCTCCACCGCCGCCGACGGCCTCACCGGCGTCGCCCTGGTCGCCGTCGGCGGCTACGGCCGCGGCGAGCTGTCCCCGCGCAGCGATCTCGACCTGCTGCTGCTGCACGACGGCAGCGCCAAGGGCGCCGCCGTGCCCAGGCTCGCCGAGCAGATCTGGTACCCGGTCTGGGACAACGGCATCGCCCTGGACCACTCGGTGCGCGACCTGGGCACCGCCCGCAAGGTCGCCGCCGCCGACCTGAAGGCCCAGCTCGGGCTGCTGGACGCCCGGCACCTGGCCGGCGACCCCGGCCTGACCAGCGCGCTGCGCTCGGCCGTCCTGGCCGACTGGCGCGCCGACGCCGCCCGCCGCCTGCCCGAGCTGCACGAGCTGTGCCGGGAGCGGGCGGAGCGCCACGGCGAGCTGTCCTTCCTGCTGGAGCCCGACCTGAAGGAGGCCCGGGGCGGCCTGCGCGACCTGACCGCGCTGGACGCCGTCGCCGCCTCCTGGATCGCCGACGCGCCCCGGGCCGGCCTGGACGCCGCCGGGGCCCGGCTGCGCGACGTCCGCGACACCCTGCACCTGGTCACCGGCCGCGCCACCGACCGGCTCATGCTCCAGGAGCAGGACCAGGTCGCGGCCGAGCTCGGGGTCCTGGACGCCGACATCCTGCTGCGGCAGGTGTACGAGGCGGCCCGCACCGTCGCCTACGCCGGGGACGTCACCTGGCGCGAGGTGGACCGGGTGCTGCGCTCGCGCAGCGGCAGGGTCCGCCGCAGTTCCCGCTTCGGCTTCGGCGCACCGGGCCGGGGGGCCTCCGGCCGCGCGCCGGTCGAGCGCAGCCCGCTCGCCGAGGGCGTCGTCGAGCAGGACGGCGAGGCGGTGCTGGCCGCCGGGGCCCGACCGGGGACCGATCCGGTGCTGCCGCTGCGCGCCGCCGCGGCGGCGGCCCAGGCCGGGCTGCCGCTGGCGCCCTCGACCGTGCGCCGGCTGGCCGCCGAGGCCCGGCCGATGCCGGTGCCGTGGCCGGACGAGGCCCGCGAGCAGCTGGTCACGCTGCTGGGCGCGGGCGAGAGCGCCGTCCCGGTGTGGGAGGCGCTGGAGGCCGAGGGGCTGGTGGCCCGGCTGCTGCCGGACTGGGACCGGGTGCGCTGCCGCCCGCAGCGCAACGCCGTCCACCGCTGGACGGTGGACCGGCACCTGGTGGAGACGGCGGTGCGCGCCGCCGCGCTGACCCGCCGGGTCGCCCGCCCGGACCTGCTGCTGGTGGCGGCGCTGCTGCACGACATCGGCAAGGGCTGGCCGGGCGATCACTCCGAGGCGGGCGAGGTGATCACCCGGGACGTCGCCGCCCGGCTGGGCTTCCCCAAGCCGGACGTCGACACCCTGGCGCTGCTGGTCCGGTACCACCTGCTGCTGGTGGACACGGCCACCCGGCGGGATCTGGACGATCCGGCGACGGTGGCGGCGATCACCTCCGTGGTCGGCAGCACCGGCGTGCTGGAGCTGCTGCAGGCGCTGACCGAGGCCGACGCGCTGGCCACCGGTCCGGCCGCGTGGAGCAGTTGGCGGGCCGCCCTGGTCGGGGACCTGTCCCGGCGGGCGGCGGCCGCGCTGGACGAGGCGTCACAGGCGGCCCCGGCCCCGGCCGCCGGGCAGGGCTCGGCCGAGCCCTCGGCGGAGGAGGAGCGGCTGGCGGTGGAGGCCGCCCGCACCGACGGCCCGGTGCTGTCGCTGCGGGCCGAGTCGGAGCTGTCCGCCGATCCGACCACCGAGCCCATGGGCGTGACGCTCACCCTGGCGCTGCCGGACCGCCCGTCGGTGCTGCCGACCGTCGCCGGGGTGCTGGCGCTGCACCGGCTGACGGTCAGGTCGGCGGCGATCCGCGAGCTCGACCCGATCGGCGCGGGCCCGGTGCTGGCCCTGACCTGGCAGGTCGCCGCCGAGTTCGGGGAGCTGCCGGAGGCTGCGCGGCTGCGCGCGGACATCCGCCGGGCGCTGGACGGCGGCCTGGACGTCACCCGCCGGCTGGCCGAGCGGGACGCCTCCGCGCCCCGCCGCCGGGGGAGCGCGGCCCCGCCGCCGCGGGTGACGGTGGCGGCGGGCGGCTCGGCCAAGGCCACGGTGCTGGAGGTGCGGGCGCACGACGCCCCGGGGCTGCTGCACCGCATCGGGCGGGCGCTGGAGGCCACCGGGGTGCGGGTGCGCACGGCCAGGATCTCGACGCTGGGCGCGGACGCGGTGGACGCCTTCTACGTCACCGGGGCCGACGGCCGCCCGCTGCTGCGGGAGCGGGCGGCGGAGGTCGCCCGGGCGGTGGAGCGGGCCCTGTCCTGA
- a CDS encoding P-II family nitrogen regulator, producing the protein MKLITAVIKPHRLDEVKDALQAFGVHGLTVTEASGYGRQRGHTEVYRGAEYTVDLVPKVRIEVLAEDDDADGLVDVIVKAARTGKIGDGKVWSVPVETTVRVRTGERGPDAL; encoded by the coding sequence ATGAAGCTCATCACCGCAGTCATCAAGCCGCACCGCCTGGACGAGGTCAAGGACGCCCTGCAGGCGTTCGGGGTCCACGGGCTGACCGTCACCGAGGCCAGCGGCTACGGCCGGCAGCGCGGCCACACCGAGGTCTACCGGGGCGCCGAGTACACCGTCGACCTCGTCCCGAAGGTCCGGATAGAGGTCCTCGCCGAGGACGACGACGCCGACGGACTGGTGGATGTCATCGTCAAGGCCGCCCGCACTGGCAAGATCGGTGACGGCAAGGTCTGGAGCGTCCCGGTGGAGACCACCGTCCGGGTGCGCACCGGAGAACGCGGCCCCGACGCGCTGTGA
- a CDS encoding ammonium transporter, whose product MPNGFSGGDTAFVLISAALVMLMTPGLAFFYGGMVRAKSALNMLVMSFIALGIVTVLWVLFGFSLSFGPDAFHGLIGNLHYLGMRNIGMNKLYLGYGIPIFALSAFQLMFAVITPALISGAIADRTRFAAWALFVALWTTLVYFPVAHWVFYSDSGKGGWLVDHVGVLDFAGGTAVHLNAGMAGLALCLVLGKRVGFKKDPMRPHSLPLVMLGSGLLWFGWFGFNAGSALSANGLAGVAFMNTQIATAAAMIGWLAFERIRHGAFTTLGAASGAVAGLVGITPACAYISPLGSVALGLIVGALCAYTISLKFKFGFDDSLDVVGVHAVGGATGALLIGFFATGSLGSPAKGLFYGGGLDQLGKQAIGVVSVGAYSFVMAYILGKLIEKTMGFRVPEEVEVAGIDLAEHAESAYDFSALGSALSKELASPVKVAKDEPEAVAAGAVDAGTKVEA is encoded by the coding sequence ATGCCCAACGGCTTCAGCGGCGGAGACACCGCTTTTGTGCTCATAAGCGCGGCACTGGTCATGTTGATGACACCCGGCCTCGCCTTCTTCTACGGCGGCATGGTCCGGGCCAAGAGCGCCCTGAACATGCTGGTCATGAGCTTCATCGCCCTGGGGATCGTCACGGTGCTCTGGGTGCTGTTCGGCTTCTCGCTCAGCTTCGGCCCTGATGCCTTCCACGGCCTGATCGGAAATCTGCACTACCTGGGCATGCGCAACATCGGAATGAACAAGCTCTACCTGGGCTACGGAATTCCGATCTTCGCACTGTCGGCCTTCCAGTTGATGTTCGCGGTCATCACCCCGGCGCTGATAAGCGGTGCCATCGCCGACCGCACCCGCTTCGCCGCCTGGGCCCTGTTCGTGGCCCTGTGGACGACCCTGGTCTACTTCCCGGTCGCGCACTGGGTGTTCTACAGCGACAGCGGCAAGGGCGGCTGGCTGGTGGACCACGTCGGCGTGCTCGACTTCGCCGGCGGTACCGCGGTGCACCTCAACGCCGGTATGGCCGGTCTGGCCCTGTGCCTGGTGCTGGGCAAGCGGGTCGGCTTCAAGAAGGACCCGATGCGTCCGCACAGCCTGCCGCTGGTGATGCTCGGCTCCGGGCTGCTCTGGTTCGGCTGGTTCGGCTTCAACGCGGGCTCGGCGCTCTCCGCCAACGGCCTGGCCGGCGTCGCCTTCATGAACACCCAGATCGCCACCGCCGCCGCGATGATCGGCTGGCTGGCCTTCGAGCGGATCAGGCACGGCGCCTTCACCACCCTCGGCGCGGCCTCCGGCGCGGTGGCCGGCCTGGTCGGCATCACCCCCGCCTGCGCCTACATCAGCCCGCTCGGCTCGGTCGCGCTGGGCCTGATCGTCGGCGCCCTGTGCGCCTACACCATCAGCCTGAAGTTCAAGTTCGGCTTCGACGACTCGCTCGACGTGGTCGGCGTGCACGCCGTCGGCGGCGCCACCGGCGCCCTGCTCATCGGCTTCTTCGCCACCGGCAGCCTGGGCTCCCCGGCCAAGGGCCTGTTCTACGGCGGCGGCCTGGACCAGCTCGGCAAGCAGGCCATCGGGGTGGTCTCCGTCGGCGCCTACTCCTTCGTGATGGCCTACATCCTCGGCAAGCTGATCGAGAAGACCATGGGCTTCCGGGTGCCGGAGGAGGTCGAGGTCGCCGGTATCGACCTGGCCGAGCACGCCGAGTCCGCGTACGACTTCAGCGCCCTGGGCAGCGCCCTCTCCAAGGAGCTGGCGTCCCCCGTCAAGGTGGCCAAGGATGAGCCCGAGGCAGTCGCCGCCGGAGCGGTCGACGCCGGAACGAAGGTTGAGGCATGA
- a CDS encoding bifunctional DNA primase/polymerase codes for MDILFDTPIFGGRSLGVRGRAHAGRCRAVAEYTLHPGWTATLAGAELPAASSPAQIADLWLRHPGAEVRLRTGGGFDVLDVPEQPGLQALVRLERMGHRPGPVLAAAGRALFLVAPHTAETLPDLLYRTGWDDAALDLRCHGVGGSVPAPPTALTRWLRPPTPESAARPPEARLLLGTLAYACHRGVAGLVGRR; via the coding sequence TTGGACATCCTGTTCGATACCCCGATCTTCGGCGGCCGCTCGCTGGGCGTGCGCGGCCGTGCGCACGCCGGGCGGTGCCGGGCGGTGGCCGAGTACACGCTGCACCCGGGCTGGACCGCGACCCTGGCCGGGGCCGAGCTCCCGGCGGCGAGCAGCCCCGCGCAGATCGCCGACCTGTGGCTGCGCCACCCCGGGGCCGAGGTGCGGTTGCGCACCGGGGGCGGCTTCGACGTGCTGGACGTGCCCGAGCAGCCCGGCCTGCAGGCGCTGGTCCGGCTGGAGCGGATGGGCCACCGGCCCGGGCCGGTGCTGGCCGCGGCCGGGCGGGCGCTGTTCCTGGTCGCCCCGCACACCGCCGAGACCCTGCCGGACCTGCTCTACCGCACCGGCTGGGACGACGCCGCGCTCGACCTGCGCTGCCACGGCGTGGGCGGCTCGGTGCCCGCGCCGCCGACCGCGCTCACCCGCTGGCTGAGACCACCGACCCCGGAGAGTGCGGCCCGCCCGCCGGAGGCCCGGCTGCTGCTGGGGACGCTGGCGTACGCCTGCCACCGGGGCGTCGCCGGACTGGTCGGCAGGCGCTGA
- the ftsY gene encoding signal recognition particle-docking protein FtsY gives MEIIILTVVIAVVLLGAAAGLVVSGRRRKQLPPPPADTSLGAPTRPAPVERKPEGRPAPEPEAEPAAEPAARPEPAAPAEAEPQAPAAPALDVPEPTAGRLVRLRSRLSRSQNSMGKGLLALLSRDHLDEDTWEEIEEVLLTADVGVAPTQELVERLRTRVKVLGTRTPDDLRALLREELVALVDPTMDRSLHTARHSEEQPPRPAVVLVVGVNGVGKTTTSGKLARVLVADGRTVLLGAADTFRAAAADQLQTWGERVGARTVRGPEGGDPASVAFDAVKQGIADGADTVLVDTAGRLHTKTGLMDELGKVKRVVEKHGPVDEVLLVLDATTGQNGLVQAQVFAEVVDITGIVLTKLDGTAKGGIVVAVQRKLGVPVKLIGLGEGADDLAPFEPGAFVDALIG, from the coding sequence ATGGAAATCATCATTCTTACCGTAGTCATCGCGGTGGTCCTCCTCGGAGCCGCCGCCGGTCTCGTCGTCAGCGGCAGGCGGCGCAAGCAGCTGCCGCCACCGCCGGCCGACACGTCGCTGGGCGCTCCGACGCGCCCGGCCCCGGTCGAACGCAAGCCCGAGGGCAGGCCGGCACCGGAGCCGGAGGCCGAACCGGCCGCCGAGCCCGCCGCCCGGCCGGAGCCGGCCGCACCCGCCGAGGCGGAGCCGCAGGCCCCGGCGGCGCCCGCGCTGGACGTCCCCGAGCCCACCGCCGGCCGCCTGGTGCGGCTGCGCTCGCGGCTGTCGCGTTCGCAGAACTCCATGGGCAAGGGCCTGCTCGCCCTGCTCTCCCGGGACCACCTGGACGAGGACACCTGGGAGGAGATCGAGGAGGTCCTGCTGACCGCCGACGTCGGCGTCGCGCCCACGCAGGAGCTGGTGGAGCGGCTGCGCACCCGGGTGAAGGTGCTCGGCACCCGCACCCCGGACGACCTGCGCGCGCTGCTGCGCGAGGAGCTGGTGGCGCTGGTCGACCCGACCATGGACCGCTCCCTGCACACCGCCCGGCACAGCGAGGAGCAGCCGCCGCGCCCGGCCGTGGTCCTGGTGGTCGGCGTCAACGGCGTCGGCAAGACCACCACCAGCGGCAAGCTGGCCCGGGTGCTGGTCGCCGACGGCCGCACCGTGCTGCTGGGCGCGGCCGACACCTTCCGTGCCGCCGCCGCCGACCAGCTGCAGACCTGGGGCGAGCGGGTGGGCGCCCGCACCGTGCGCGGCCCCGAGGGCGGCGACCCGGCCTCGGTGGCCTTCGACGCGGTCAAGCAGGGCATCGCCGACGGCGCCGACACCGTCCTGGTGGACACCGCCGGCCGGCTGCACACCAAGACCGGCCTGATGGACGAGTTGGGCAAGGTCAAGCGGGTCGTCGAGAAGCACGGCCCGGTGGACGAGGTGCTGCTGGTGCTGGACGCCACCACCGGCCAGAACGGCCTGGTCCAGGCGCAGGTCTTCGCCGAGGTGGTGGACATCACCGGGATCGTGCTGACCAAGCTGGACGGCACCGCCAAGGGCGGCATCGTGGTCGCCGTGCAGCGCAAGCTGGGCGTGCCGGTGAAGCTGATCGGCCTGGGCGAGGGCGCGGACGACCTGGCGCCGTTCGAGCCGGGCGCCTTCGTGGACGCGCTCATCGGCTGA